A stretch of the Bradyrhizobium sp. CCBAU 53351 genome encodes the following:
- a CDS encoding ABC transporter substrate-binding protein, translated as MKLAAALIGLSLLTLAAGKAHAEGSDEIRIGQTLPYSGPASGFGAIGRTQEAFFEKVNAEGGINGRKVKFITLDDAYSPPKTVEQTRKLVEQDEVLMMFGSLGTATNSAVQRYLNGKKVPQLFVLSGATKWADPQKYQWTMPGMAAYESEGVVYAKHVLRTRPGAKIAILSQNDDFGRDYVAGFKRALGDKAASMIVAEQTYETSAPTISSQLSTLKASGADVLFGVVLGKFTSQMIKGVAEIGWKPELFFVPTSASSISFLEPAGLDNAVGLISSSNQKDTMDPQWASDPGVKEYFAFMKQYMPTADLSNSNYAAGYHYATLLMTVLKACKDDFSRDNIMRQAASLKDVKLPLLLPGMSVTTGPDDYLPFQQLQLRRFNGKSWVGFGDVLDDR; from the coding sequence ATGAAGCTGGCAGCCGCACTGATCGGCCTGTCGTTGCTGACGCTCGCCGCCGGCAAGGCCCATGCCGAAGGCAGCGATGAGATCCGGATCGGGCAGACCCTGCCCTATAGCGGCCCGGCCTCCGGCTTCGGCGCGATCGGACGGACGCAGGAGGCGTTCTTCGAGAAGGTGAATGCCGAGGGCGGCATCAACGGCCGCAAGGTCAAGTTCATCACGCTGGACGATGCCTATTCGCCGCCGAAGACGGTCGAGCAGACCCGCAAGCTTGTGGAGCAGGACGAGGTGCTGATGATGTTCGGCTCGCTCGGCACCGCCACCAACAGCGCCGTGCAGCGCTACCTCAACGGCAAGAAGGTGCCGCAGCTCTTCGTGCTGTCCGGCGCGACCAAATGGGCCGATCCGCAGAAATATCAATGGACCATGCCCGGCATGGCCGCCTACGAATCCGAGGGCGTGGTCTATGCCAAGCACGTGCTGCGGACCAGGCCGGGCGCCAAGATCGCCATCCTGTCCCAGAACGATGATTTCGGCCGCGACTATGTCGCCGGCTTCAAGCGCGCGCTCGGCGACAAGGCCGCGAGCATGATCGTCGCGGAGCAGACCTACGAGACCAGCGCGCCGACGATCAGCTCGCAGCTTTCGACGTTGAAGGCATCGGGCGCCGACGTGCTGTTCGGCGTCGTGCTCGGCAAGTTCACCTCGCAGATGATCAAGGGCGTCGCCGAGATCGGCTGGAAGCCCGAGCTGTTCTTCGTGCCGACATCAGCCTCGTCGATCTCGTTCCTCGAGCCGGCCGGGCTCGACAACGCGGTGGGCCTGATCTCGTCGAGCAACCAGAAGGACACGATGGACCCGCAATGGGCCAGCGATCCCGGCGTGAAGGAGTATTTCGCCTTCATGAAGCAATACATGCCGACCGCAGATCTCTCCAATTCCAACTACGCGGCCGGCTACCATTACGCGACGCTGCTGATGACGGTCCTCAAGGCCTGCAAGGATGATTTCAGCCGCGACAACATCATGCGCCAGGCCGCGTCGCTGAAGGACGTCAAGCTGCCGCTGCTGCTGCCGGGCATGTCCGTCACGACAGGCCCTGACGACTATCTGCCGTTCCAGCAGCTGCAGCTCCGCCGCTTCAACGGCAAGAGCTGGGTCGGGTTCGGCGACGTGCTGGACGATCGGTGA
- a CDS encoding nitronate monooxygenase family protein, with protein sequence MALPALLKNNLELPVVGSPLFIVSGPELVIAQCKAGIVGSFPALNARPVEKLDEWLSRIEDELGEYKSRNPGKKVAPYAVNQICHASNDRLMKDMETCVKHKAPIIITSLRPPAEIVEAAHSYGGLVFHDVINVKHARKAAEQGVDGLILVCAGAGGHAGTLSPFALVREVKQWFGGAILLSGAISDGFGIASALTLGADLAYMGTRFIATKEANADEAYKSALTQHAAHDIVYTNLFTGVHGNYLGPSIAAAGLDPDNLPAADKSRMNFGSGGNMKSKAWRDIWGSGQGIGQIVDAPPVAELVDRMKGEFDQARQDFLMRASA encoded by the coding sequence ATGGCACTGCCCGCCCTGCTCAAGAACAATCTCGAGCTGCCCGTCGTCGGCTCACCCCTCTTCATCGTGTCCGGCCCGGAGCTGGTGATCGCGCAATGCAAGGCCGGAATCGTCGGCTCGTTTCCCGCGCTCAATGCCCGTCCGGTCGAGAAGCTCGACGAGTGGCTGAGCCGCATCGAGGACGAACTCGGCGAATACAAATCGCGCAATCCCGGCAAGAAGGTCGCACCCTACGCCGTCAACCAGATCTGCCATGCCTCCAACGACCGGCTGATGAAGGACATGGAGACCTGTGTGAAGCACAAGGCGCCCATCATCATCACCTCGCTGCGGCCGCCCGCGGAGATCGTCGAGGCCGCGCATTCCTATGGCGGCCTCGTGTTCCACGACGTCATCAACGTCAAGCATGCGCGCAAAGCCGCCGAGCAGGGCGTCGACGGCCTGATCCTGGTCTGCGCCGGCGCCGGCGGGCACGCCGGCACGCTGTCGCCCTTCGCGCTGGTGCGCGAGGTCAAGCAATGGTTCGGCGGCGCCATCCTGCTGTCGGGCGCGATCAGCGACGGTTTCGGCATCGCCTCGGCGCTGACGCTGGGCGCCGACCTCGCCTATATGGGCACGCGCTTCATCGCGACGAAGGAAGCCAATGCCGACGAGGCCTACAAATCCGCGCTGACGCAGCACGCCGCGCATGACATCGTCTACACCAACCTGTTCACCGGCGTGCACGGCAATTATCTCGGCCCTTCGATCGCCGCCGCGGGACTCGATCCGGACAATCTTCCGGCCGCCGACAAGTCGAGGATGAATTTCGGCTCCGGCGGCAACATGAAATCAAAGGCGTGGCGCGACATCTGGGGATCAGGCCAGGGCATCGGCCAGATCGTGGACGCGCCGCCGGTCGCCGAGCTCGTGGACCGGATGAAGGGCGAATTCGACCAGGCAAGACAGGATTTCCTGATGCGCGCCAGCGCCTGA
- a CDS encoding LysR family transcriptional regulator — translation MDWDLCKTFVAVADTGSFTAAARRLHVSHPTVSRKIMALEAQLGTKLLARAAEGLVLTADGRTLREHAEAMAAAALRAEAAVGAGGRKARGTVKLSIGATLASHWLMPRLRSFLGAHDHIRLEIITHPFPASVRRREADVVLRPVDSGEENLVGRKIGRLGTGFYASRDYAAGRSLPERSGEWKGHSVIGFADQDSNAQLARWSDAITRQGTMVMRCSSQGDMLAAVRAGIGISALSCFVAESYPDLVRVAPQKLASVADLWLLAHPDLVELSAVRAVVDFVAECARADRERLRG, via the coding sequence GTGGATTGGGATCTCTGCAAGACCTTCGTCGCGGTCGCCGATACCGGCAGTTTCACCGCGGCGGCGCGGCGGCTGCACGTCAGCCATCCGACCGTGAGCCGCAAGATCATGGCGCTGGAAGCGCAGCTCGGCACCAAGCTGCTGGCGCGCGCCGCCGAGGGGCTCGTGCTCACCGCCGACGGCCGCACTCTGCGCGAGCATGCGGAGGCGATGGCCGCTGCCGCGCTGCGGGCCGAGGCGGCCGTTGGCGCCGGCGGCCGCAAGGCGCGCGGCACCGTCAAGCTGTCGATCGGCGCGACGCTGGCCTCGCACTGGCTGATGCCGCGGCTGCGATCCTTCCTCGGCGCGCATGATCACATCCGGCTCGAGATCATCACGCATCCATTTCCGGCCAGCGTGCGGCGCCGCGAAGCCGACGTGGTGCTGCGTCCGGTCGACAGCGGCGAGGAAAATCTGGTCGGCCGCAAGATCGGCCGTCTCGGCACCGGTTTTTATGCCTCGCGTGACTATGCGGCGGGCCGGTCCCTGCCGGAGCGCAGCGGCGAGTGGAAGGGGCACAGCGTCATCGGCTTTGCCGATCAAGACTCCAACGCGCAGCTGGCGCGCTGGAGCGATGCGATCACGCGGCAGGGCACGATGGTGATGCGCTGCTCGTCGCAGGGCGACATGCTGGCGGCGGTGCGCGCGGGAATCGGGATCTCCGCGTTGTCGTGCTTCGTCGCGGAGAGCTATCCGGACCTCGTGCGTGTCGCGCCGCAGAAGCTCGCCAGCGTCGCCGATCTCTGGCTGCTCGCTCACCCTGATCTGGTCGAACTGTCCGCGGTGCGGGCCGTGGTCGATTTCGTGGCCGAATGCGCCCGCGCCGATCGCGAGCGGCTGCGCGGCTAG
- a CDS encoding DNA-3-methyladenine glycosylase, producing the protein MTIHLETQSDLEEAVQALIKRDPRLKPVLEIAGMPALRRREPGFAGLAHIVCGQQLSTASAAAIWGRLSAAFDPFDHEAVGRARTDRLGRLGLSAAKIKTLKHLAREIRAQRLNLDVLAEEDADAAHHTLIALPGIGPWTADVYLLFCLGHGDAWPAGDLAVQEAIKIGLGLKARPTEKQMAPLAEPWRPLRGAAAHLWWSYYRAVKKREGVLAGSN; encoded by the coding sequence ATGACCATCCACCTCGAAACCCAATCCGATCTCGAAGAGGCCGTCCAAGCGCTGATCAAGCGCGATCCGCGCCTGAAACCGGTGCTCGAAATCGCGGGCATGCCGGCGCTGCGGCGGCGCGAGCCGGGCTTTGCGGGGCTTGCCCACATCGTCTGCGGGCAGCAGCTGTCGACCGCGAGCGCCGCGGCGATCTGGGGACGGCTGTCGGCGGCCTTCGACCCGTTCGACCATGAGGCGGTGGGGCGCGCCCGCACCGACCGGCTGGGGCGGCTCGGGCTCTCGGCCGCCAAGATCAAGACGCTGAAGCACCTGGCGCGCGAGATCCGCGCGCAGCGGCTGAACCTCGACGTGCTGGCCGAGGAAGACGCCGATGCCGCCCATCACACGCTGATCGCGCTGCCCGGCATCGGCCCCTGGACCGCGGACGTCTATCTGCTGTTCTGCCTCGGCCATGGCGATGCCTGGCCGGCCGGCGACCTCGCCGTGCAGGAAGCCATCAAAATCGGTCTCGGCCTGAAGGCGCGGCCTACTGAGAAGCAGATGGCGCCGCTCGCCGAGCCCTGGCGTCCCCTGCGCGGCGCGGCGGCGCATTTGTGGTGGAGCTATTACCGTGCGGTGAAGAAGCGCGAGGGCGTGCTGGCAGGATCGAACTAG
- the gluQRS gene encoding tRNA glutamyl-Q(34) synthetase GluQRS, producing MVPPVFRFAPSPNGFLHLGHAYSALLNFDRARESGGRLLLRIEDIDGTRCRPEFEAAIDEDLAWLGIEWETPVRRQSEHLADYRAALDELSALGLVYPAFESRAEIAKLVAAREADGPWPRDPDGAPLYPGDAKSLSAPERDRLIASGMPYALRLDMAAACQRIAGLTWNEFGEKPDGARVPARPEAWGDVILARKETPTSYHLSVVVDDALQGVSEIVRGQDLFHATSVHRLLQALLGLGEPAYRHHRLICDGDGRKLSKSSGSTGLRALRAAGITPAGVRQLVGLG from the coding sequence ATGGTGCCACCCGTTTTCCGTTTTGCCCCCAGCCCCAACGGCTTCCTGCATCTCGGCCACGCCTACTCCGCGCTGCTGAATTTCGATCGCGCACGCGAGAGCGGCGGGCGGCTGCTGTTGCGGATCGAGGACATCGACGGCACGCGCTGCCGGCCGGAATTCGAGGCGGCGATCGACGAGGATCTTGCCTGGCTCGGGATTGAGTGGGAGACGCCGGTGCGGCGGCAGTCGGAGCATCTCGCCGATTATCGCGCCGCGCTGGACGAGCTGTCGGCGCTTGGTCTCGTCTATCCCGCCTTCGAAAGCCGCGCCGAGATCGCGAAGCTCGTTGCCGCGCGCGAGGCGGATGGCCCGTGGCCGCGTGATCCCGACGGCGCGCCGCTTTATCCTGGTGATGCCAAATCGCTCTCGGCTCCCGAGCGCGATCGTCTCATCGCATCGGGCATGCCCTACGCGCTGCGGCTCGACATGGCGGCCGCCTGTCAGCGGATCGCCGGCCTGACCTGGAACGAATTCGGCGAGAAGCCCGACGGCGCGCGCGTCCCGGCGCGACCGGAGGCCTGGGGCGACGTGATCCTGGCCCGCAAGGAGACGCCCACCAGCTACCATCTGTCCGTGGTCGTCGACGACGCGCTGCAGGGCGTCAGCGAGATCGTTCGCGGCCAGGATTTGTTTCACGCGACTTCCGTCCATCGCCTGCTCCAGGCCCTGCTCGGCCTGGGCGAACCCGCCTACCGCCATCACCGGCTGATTTGCGACGGTGACGGGCGGAAGCTGTCGAAATCGAGCGGCTCGACCGGCCTGCGCGCCTTGCGCGCGGCCGGTATCACGCCTGCCGGTGTCCGCCAGCTGGTGGGATTAGGTTAA
- a CDS encoding ATP-binding protein has translation MAAKKRPARTTRTSSRPPRKRSGATAQVRKRSTKVVAPDVVQAALAAFAHEVRTPLTGILAISDLLATSDLGERERRWADTIKAGAEHLASLATLFVDAARSGKGAGRGSALRQDLFDLRTLARSAGDSLAGRAAAKGLQAEVKISDKLPGLVVGDPVRLRAALENLIDNAVKFTDQGGVALAVEPWRPAKGKAKTKRRVGVAFAVSDSGIGLTMAEIKRLFRPFTQANVTIASRFGGAGLGLSSVKQLARAMGGDISVAPRRGGGATFTLTVSLDATGPGKSSKTKGGAGVDTVAALRVLSVEDNPFGRVVLNTILTELGHHAEFIGRGEDAVGRLAQGAFDAVLMDMVLPGIDGVEAIRRIRTMDAPLAQIPIIGVSGRGEDEAASREAGADAFLVKPVSPRALATALLEATRREEAAT, from the coding sequence ATGGCGGCGAAGAAGCGCCCAGCGCGCACCACGCGGACGTCCAGCCGACCGCCTCGGAAACGGTCCGGGGCGACTGCACAGGTGCGCAAGCGCAGCACGAAGGTGGTTGCGCCTGACGTGGTCCAGGCGGCGCTCGCCGCCTTTGCCCATGAGGTCCGCACCCCCCTGACCGGCATTCTGGCGATCAGTGACCTGCTCGCGACCTCCGATCTCGGTGAACGGGAGCGGCGCTGGGCCGACACCATCAAGGCCGGGGCCGAGCATCTGGCGAGCCTTGCCACGCTGTTCGTGGATGCCGCCAGGAGCGGCAAGGGGGCCGGCAGGGGCAGCGCGCTGCGGCAGGACCTGTTCGATCTGCGCACGCTCGCCCGCAGCGCCGGCGATTCGCTTGCGGGGCGCGCCGCAGCCAAGGGGCTCCAGGCCGAGGTGAAGATCTCCGACAAGCTCCCCGGCCTCGTGGTCGGCGATCCCGTCCGCCTGCGCGCGGCGCTCGAGAACCTGATCGACAATGCCGTGAAATTCACGGACCAGGGCGGCGTGGCGCTGGCGGTCGAGCCGTGGCGTCCTGCCAAAGGCAAGGCCAAAACCAAACGCAGGGTCGGCGTTGCTTTCGCGGTGTCCGACAGCGGCATCGGCCTCACCATGGCCGAGATCAAGCGGCTGTTCCGCCCGTTCACGCAGGCCAACGTCACCATTGCCTCGCGCTTCGGCGGCGCCGGTCTCGGCCTGTCCTCGGTCAAGCAATTGGCGCGGGCGATGGGCGGCGACATTAGCGTCGCACCACGACGCGGCGGCGGCGCCACCTTCACCCTGACGGTGTCACTGGATGCCACGGGACCGGGCAAATCCAGCAAGACAAAGGGCGGGGCCGGGGTCGATACGGTCGCCGCGCTGCGCGTCCTCAGCGTCGAGGACAACCCGTTCGGCCGTGTCGTGCTCAACACGATTCTGACCGAGCTCGGCCATCATGCCGAGTTCATCGGGCGTGGCGAGGACGCCGTCGGCCGGCTTGCGCAAGGCGCGTTCGATGCGGTGCTGATGGACATGGTGCTGCCGGGCATCGACGGCGTCGAGGCCATCCGGCGGATCCGTACCATGGACGCGCCGTTGGCTCAGATCCCGATCATCGGGGTGTCCGGTCGCGGCGAGGACGAGGCAGCCTCGCGTGAGGCCGGCGCCGACGCCTTCCTGGTCAAGCCTGTGTCTCCGCGGGCGCTAGCGACTGCGCTGCTTGAAGCGACACGCCGTGAGGAAGCCGCGACTTGA
- a CDS encoding YihY/virulence factor BrkB family protein, translated as MKAVRYIYCVLEDAFYTFLADDGWAIASHIALSTLMALFPFLIVLTSLAGFFGSKELADQAASLMLQIWPKQVADSISGEVHDVLTTTRTGILTIGAALSVYFASNGVEALRVALNRAYAVVEMRRWYWLRLESILYTLIAAFTALAMAFLIVLGPLLIEAARRHIPLFVESNESILTWLRYGITIGALVVALIILHVWLPAGRRRFVQILPGIIFTIVASLISGIVFGQYLARFANNYVTMYAGLASVIIALVFLYFIAAIFVYGGELNAAIIKSRLPHGVSLQAAQSLAPAETQA; from the coding sequence GTGAAAGCCGTCCGCTACATCTACTGCGTTCTGGAGGATGCGTTCTACACGTTCCTCGCCGATGACGGCTGGGCGATCGCAAGCCACATCGCCCTGTCGACACTGATGGCGCTATTCCCGTTCCTGATCGTGCTGACCTCGCTCGCCGGCTTCTTCGGCTCCAAGGAACTCGCCGACCAGGCTGCCAGCCTGATGCTGCAGATCTGGCCCAAGCAGGTCGCCGATTCGATCTCGGGCGAGGTCCATGACGTCTTGACTACGACCCGCACCGGCATTCTGACCATCGGCGCGGCGCTGTCGGTCTATTTCGCCTCCAACGGCGTCGAGGCGCTCCGGGTCGCGCTCAACCGCGCCTATGCGGTGGTGGAGATGCGGCGCTGGTACTGGCTGCGGCTGGAATCCATCCTCTACACGCTGATTGCGGCTTTCACCGCGCTCGCCATGGCGTTCCTGATCGTGCTCGGCCCGCTCCTGATCGAAGCGGCGCGGCGCCATATCCCGCTGTTCGTCGAGTCCAACGAGAGCATCCTCACCTGGCTGCGCTACGGCATCACCATCGGTGCGCTGGTGGTGGCGCTGATCATCCTCCACGTGTGGCTGCCGGCGGGACGGCGGAGATTTGTCCAGATCCTGCCCGGCATCATCTTCACCATCGTGGCGTCGCTGATATCAGGCATCGTGTTCGGCCAATATCTGGCGCGCTTCGCCAACAATTACGTGACGATGTATGCGGGGCTCGCCTCGGTCATCATCGCGCTGGTGTTCCTGTACTTCATCGCCGCGATCTTCGTTTACGGCGGCGAACTCAACGCCGCGATCATCAAGTCGCGGCTTCCTCACGGCGTGTCGCTTCAAGCAGCGCAGTCGCTAGCGCCCGCGGAGACACAGGCTTGA
- a CDS encoding twin transmembrane helix small protein, which produces MASILSTFILPIAVGAVALVLLLGLVNMMRGGSPDTSQKLMRWRVLLQFVAIVIAMAAVWAMGR; this is translated from the coding sequence ATGGCATCTATCCTGAGTACTTTTATCCTGCCGATCGCGGTCGGTGCCGTGGCGTTGGTGCTGCTGCTCGGTCTCGTCAACATGATGCGTGGCGGCTCGCCCGACACCTCGCAGAAGCTGATGCGCTGGCGCGTGCTGCTTCAGTTCGTGGCGATCGTCATCGCGATGGCCGCGGTCTGGGCCATGGGGCGCTAG
- a CDS encoding cob(I)yrinic acid a,c-diamide adenosyltransferase, whose amino-acid sequence MVTLNRIYTKTGDDGTTALGTGERRPKYDLRVEAYGTVDETNAAIGIVRLHAGGMAELDAMLGRIQNDLFDLGADLAVPEREGKAERLRVVASQVERLERDIDALNDELAPLTSFVLPGGTPAAAHLHVARTICRRAERVIVELAARPGEPVSAAGIQYMNRLSDFLFVASRAANGNGSGDVLWVPGQNR is encoded by the coding sequence ATGGTCACGTTGAACCGCATCTACACCAAGACCGGTGACGACGGCACGACGGCGCTTGGAACCGGCGAGCGGCGTCCGAAATACGATCTGCGCGTCGAGGCCTATGGCACTGTCGACGAGACCAACGCCGCGATCGGAATCGTCAGGCTCCATGCCGGCGGCATGGCCGAGCTCGACGCGATGCTCGGCCGCATCCAGAACGATCTGTTCGATCTCGGTGCTGATCTCGCGGTGCCCGAGCGCGAAGGCAAGGCGGAACGGCTGCGGGTGGTAGCGAGCCAGGTCGAGCGGCTCGAGCGCGACATCGACGCGCTCAACGACGAGCTTGCCCCGCTGACCTCCTTCGTGCTTCCCGGCGGCACGCCGGCCGCGGCCCATCTCCATGTGGCGCGCACGATATGCCGCAGGGCGGAACGGGTGATCGTGGAACTGGCGGCCCGGCCCGGCGAGCCGGTCAGCGCGGCTGGCATCCAATATATGAACCGCCTGTCTGACTTCCTGTTCGTGGCCAGCCGAGCCGCCAACGGTAACGGCTCCGGCGACGTGCTCTGGGTTCCGGGCCAGAACCGCTGA
- a CDS encoding electron transfer flavoprotein subunit beta/FixA family protein gives MKVLVPVKRVVDYNVKVRVKGDGSGVELANVKMSMNPFDEIAVEEALRLKEAGKATEVVVVSIGPAQASETIRTGLAMGADRGILVKAEGAVEPLAVAKILKKVAEEEQPGLIILGKQAIDDDSNQTGQMLAALLGWSQATFASKLEVEGSDFKVTREVDGGLQTVKLKGPAIVTTDLRLNEPRYASLPNIMKAKKKPIAEKAVADYGVDVAARLEVLKTTEPAGRKAGVKVKDVAELVSKLKNEAGVL, from the coding sequence ATGAAGGTCTTAGTGCCGGTAAAGCGGGTGGTCGATTACAACGTCAAGGTCCGCGTCAAGGGCGATGGATCGGGCGTTGAACTCGCCAACGTCAAGATGTCGATGAACCCGTTCGACGAAATCGCGGTCGAGGAAGCGCTGCGTCTGAAGGAAGCCGGCAAGGCGACCGAGGTCGTGGTGGTCTCCATTGGACCGGCGCAGGCGTCGGAGACAATCCGCACTGGTCTTGCCATGGGCGCCGACCGCGGCATCCTGGTGAAGGCGGAAGGCGCAGTCGAGCCGCTCGCGGTCGCCAAGATCCTGAAGAAGGTCGCCGAAGAAGAGCAGCCGGGCCTCATCATCCTCGGCAAGCAGGCGATCGACGATGACAGCAATCAGACCGGCCAGATGCTGGCCGCGCTGCTCGGCTGGTCGCAGGCGACGTTCGCTTCGAAGCTCGAGGTCGAAGGTTCTGACTTCAAGGTCACCCGCGAAGTCGACGGCGGTCTGCAGACCGTGAAGCTGAAGGGACCGGCGATCGTCACCACCGATCTCCGTCTCAACGAGCCGCGCTACGCCTCGCTGCCGAACATCATGAAGGCGAAGAAGAAGCCGATCGCGGAGAAGGCCGTCGCTGACTACGGCGTCGACGTCGCCGCGCGCCTCGAGGTTCTCAAGACGACTGAACCGGCGGGCCGCAAGGCTGGCGTCAAGGTCAAGGACGTCGCCGAGCTGGTGTCGAAACTCAAGAACGAAGCCGGGGTGCTCTGA
- a CDS encoding electron transfer flavoprotein subunit alpha/FixB family protein → MTTLLIAEHDNASLKDATNKALTAAAALGADVEVLVAGQNAKAAADAATKLAGVKKVLLVDGDLYAHDLAEPLAALIVSLASGYDAIVAPATSRFKNVMPRVAALLDVMQVSEIIKVVAPDTYERPIYAGNAIQTVKSKDAKKVITVRTSTFAAAGEGGSAPLETVQGAADPGLSTFVGEEVAKSDRPELTSAKIIVSGGRAMQSRENFAKYIEPLADKLGAGVGASRAAVDAGYAPNDWQVGQTGKVVAPELYVAVGISGAIQHLAGMKDSKVIVAINKDEDAPIFQVADYGLVADLYQAVPELTTELGKLGK, encoded by the coding sequence ATGACGACGCTTCTGATTGCCGAACACGACAACGCGTCGCTCAAGGATGCGACCAACAAGGCCCTGACCGCGGCCGCCGCGCTCGGCGCGGATGTCGAAGTCCTGGTCGCCGGCCAGAACGCCAAGGCCGCGGCCGATGCCGCGACCAAGCTCGCCGGCGTGAAGAAGGTGCTGCTCGTCGATGGCGACCTCTACGCGCACGATCTGGCCGAGCCGCTGGCCGCGCTGATCGTCTCGCTGGCATCCGGCTATGACGCGATCGTCGCGCCCGCGACCTCGCGCTTCAAGAACGTGATGCCGCGTGTCGCCGCCCTGCTCGACGTCATGCAGGTCTCGGAGATCATCAAGGTGGTCGCCCCCGACACCTATGAGCGTCCGATCTATGCCGGCAACGCCATCCAGACCGTGAAGTCGAAGGACGCCAAGAAGGTCATCACGGTGCGGACCTCGACCTTCGCCGCTGCGGGCGAGGGTGGCAGCGCGCCGCTCGAGACCGTTCAGGGTGCGGCCGATCCGGGCCTGTCGACCTTCGTCGGCGAGGAAGTTGCCAAGAGCGACCGTCCCGAGCTGACCTCGGCCAAGATCATCGTCTCCGGGGGCCGCGCCATGCAAAGCCGTGAGAATTTTGCCAAGTACATCGAGCCGCTCGCCGACAAGCTTGGGGCCGGTGTCGGTGCCTCGCGTGCGGCGGTCGATGCCGGCTATGCGCCGAACGACTGGCAGGTCGGCCAGACCGGCAAGGTCGTGGCGCCCGAGCTCTATGTCGCCGTCGGCATTTCCGGCGCCATTCAGCATCTGGCCGGCATGAAGGACTCCAAGGTGATCGTCGCGATCAACAAGGACGAGGACGCGCCGATCTTCCAGGTTGCCGATTACGGCCTGGTCGCCGACCTCTATCAGGCGGTTCCGGAGCTGACGACCGAACTCGGCAAGCTCGGCAAGTAA
- a CDS encoding 3-hydroxybutyryl-CoA dehydrogenase, with protein MAAVIKKVGVIGAGQMGNGIAHVAALAGFDVVLNDISADRLKSGMATINGNLARQVSKKAVSEDDKAKAMARITPAEKLDDLADCDLVIETAVEKEEVKRKIFHELCAVLKPEAIVASDTSSISITRLAAATDRPERFIGIHFMNPVPLMELVELIRGIATDDSTFEASKEFVSKLGKQVAVSEDFPAFIVNRILLPMINEAIYTLYEGVGNVEAIDAAMKLGAHHPMGPLELADFIGLDTCLSIMQVLHEGLADSKYRPCPLLVKYVEAGWLGRKTQRGFYDYRGAKPVPTR; from the coding sequence ATGGCGGCAGTGATCAAGAAGGTCGGCGTGATCGGCGCGGGGCAGATGGGCAATGGCATCGCGCATGTCGCGGCGCTCGCCGGCTTCGACGTGGTGCTCAACGACATCTCGGCGGACCGCCTCAAATCGGGCATGGCCACCATCAACGGCAATCTGGCGCGCCAGGTCTCCAAGAAGGCCGTCTCCGAGGACGACAAGGCCAAGGCGATGGCGCGCATCACGCCCGCCGAAAAGCTTGACGACCTCGCCGATTGCGATCTCGTGATCGAGACCGCGGTCGAGAAGGAAGAGGTCAAGCGCAAGATCTTCCATGAGCTCTGCGCGGTGTTGAAGCCGGAGGCCATCGTCGCCTCCGATACCTCCTCGATCTCGATCACACGGCTTGCGGCCGCCACCGACCGGCCTGAGCGCTTCATCGGCATTCACTTCATGAATCCGGTGCCGCTGATGGAGCTGGTGGAGCTGATCCGCGGCATCGCCACCGATGATTCGACCTTCGAGGCGTCCAAGGAATTCGTCTCCAAGCTCGGCAAGCAGGTCGCGGTCTCCGAGGATTTCCCGGCCTTCATCGTCAACCGCATTCTGCTGCCGATGATCAACGAGGCGATCTACACGCTGTACGAAGGCGTCGGCAACGTCGAGGCGATTGACGCGGCGATGAAGCTCGGCGCGCACCATCCGATGGGCCCGCTCGAGCTTGCCGATTTCATCGGCCTCGATACCTGCCTCTCCATCATGCAGGTGCTGCACGAGGGCCTCGCCGATTCCAAGTACCGCCCGTGCCCGCTGCTGGTGAAATACGTCGAGGCCGGCTGGCTCGGCCGCAAGACCCAGCGTGGCTTCTACGACTACCGCGGCGCCAAGCCGGTTCCGACGCGTTAA